A stretch of Besnoitia besnoiti strain Bb-Ger1 chromosome V, whole genome shotgun sequence DNA encodes these proteins:
- a CDS encoding hypothetical protein (encoded by transcript BESB_061200), which yields MASPGGPTLLTTACRRIPSATLSDSLSVSASLGQSDGAARPAGTRASQRAARTPLLLTEPAKGAPAEAPMSPTAALRHSVHMPLEVSSPGRHFFHSSSGPAPETANGPPLSGSPLASPQGLVAIRVDRPGPSSHDGQKTPRLRASLGLPRIVAGASTSLVDSLSFSSSLCSTVPPASPTLAELPLFQRLLAETEEEHRKRRQQKQLAHGQDSKHGPVIQSRGGAGAEPLQTHAAASAGSSDPGTSGADTSASLRTLIWSAAEKVSLSPASLRALDSLDDDALSSASNPQEDSSLSSDRTSFWSSLCHPPRPFSQGSTTGSSAGASATEVGGKSRGGLAAKLPEKDRCCSVRIQIRPATSGSRDAYSRGSPDASHWEENAEASRSYRSAASRSRFAAGAREVRLTLGSSLGLGVRGKRDGEFSETSFHVDSEPMDEARPRLAHRVYTHRKRVEEWASHEEARLLLEQTSASLSQSSSPRRPVPGAGNRSSSASSLASPRPELENGNCDFFPGGETAAWSRRGNASSHYYSRGALTPQGAGSSPFLGQAQPGGRAPEAGRGPGEEPDLRASPTVSGLWRGASSDFQDSSSCRLRLSGDAIRGRASLSPSQRLAVSSPFNQDREFAAEMLLRISRLSGDGAASQGRLSASYPRDQVGRFEDEPMLCGGMLSPQAKEDAPPGNEGRDGDAPLSVSALCSSDPFSASLSRLGGTGAHLRASSCVDLPCSRALSALDSHLDNWSSFQDVPQSRGLESAARAARSRTAAPLPPRSAAPSVGRMGESGDCAAIRDSHLDAWASIQVHPRATREALPSPSHQRPSAQLRRGPSPSSAVASLKSLPAPEVEASPPSTPGSAHRPPREASSPSQDDRLAAAGRAAWQGSARVSFSGLQRAEQVPRAVPQQTLSGGVGGLGASAQELASAAPAGFSGRNAFPGAAEDGAAAGAGVPGAPEPSTEAPASESKQAFLVLSSGYQPAEKIFLLPRQLEELRLEQKAIQQRQELRRAQQARQAQKILEIERQQLALKALMSRVRQTIAAAEETRPPGVLQATRDAGQAESGELEQPRESRGICDSCGLRRRKRGAESEASASREPRQAFALVEQMDSEESRGVTKLKQEAAPAALSGGSVGGRGATAEKGEHGRSPTHDKLLTRQQKLDSISHTRREEDAEGRGEKQAWMQGERLESRKEGTAGQAKGAQISAAACTWAQSRASHTGLAEASSSVVSAPSVGRASTSSPAPSIFQLGPGPLPASPPPSPRGERRHSRREGGRPETCGRASGGLGVESDRRAVHLDPRARTQVDSTPDLCREASSDLPREPLSARRGGCAAGAGRFRPLGSLGFSSLRSSAPSAGGGVAAGLAGPVALSSASAEKAASEHAALVALTTHLLASSLSQGSPPSSLASSLSPLAFSLLSSMRPAAPQQLSALLQPLLWGQQSLRAAQAEENRLAAVGAEVSGEESEKQERGSARAHPDQGRRQRLRGASADAAASFALLSSLASASAAPAAFDARALDALWSGPSLCGDRFASRALPTTQKGRGAHEGTGHEEGPAARVDFAQTRTWEGDATDDGERREPCWDGQQPLTLSALGLSTSPKSSPRRRAKEREKRLLEAPRRRPEETRRRPGSAERRQPAGGVEGRAEKRRGDGAADSEARGTEGEACRETAKSTRAMRSPPLLEVLVECLKASAKRAASRAGSGLEGTAASSRVGRGGKHLGAEGDALAQLLPLVLLLGEEALRAEAEEVEDREGRAKDRRERERLEESRLRLASTLRESSAQPESSSRCRGAEVPTRRRRAGSAKASQGEALLGETEGRSSRRRERRRRDGESPGGSPASPRRRQAQARPCPGRECHESAAESRDAAVSQAENLRSEERFTHSRREAAEARAAAREGEPLGAKREEAARKPRQGGGVEALDGDRSEWGEREERRPVTKRRAERLAEEPRAKELAVPAESATGPRELTAQRGGREASQERRRAEGGETKRHEEGLRATRWGDRADLLVLPEEDRRVRRARDLAALSSSAEDRDAWPRAEDEELAFSKTQRRARSATRSERRKGRARSRQKHPSPVPGDSRVEGNAPEWTVPAVRTLERASRKQRAASRAPRASVRRESAKNRPQLSPSEREAEETSVAFGPLRFSRSWSVEEAHPRSPRGELARHLIPDQPVESVAQAEKKMTERLRAPSPGSPLRGGLRFSAAEASEPAPPARGVSTARTRSGCAKKSKQKEGRVGTDEDKRALLTLLESIQLFVDKETAKRSKKKEASARRARDRRAPSLDAKTKTGGMERLFASGRNAEATLSAFDSSETQETLHAWPRGEAAELSFLPRAARLREERLVVRDDAEAERQAKAPRRLKSSQLYGHEDELWPRSLSRSTADLFAADRARESRRKFISGARDAALEDSFFAQGGKVRSLLVETSEEDAALDRDAQVEAVRGAHAPGESAAAKAAAWVREDWTESERRVEDFLRAHVRQRAAERPAFLPVKSRGGGLFDELQPLAGGAGFFVAEKNSPAKVRESREAQEGSRLSLEKKAHAAALSSSRVAREARERSPSRGAAGARAGSASARQSGKGSGGDRLKSHRLRKQEAVESREGRSLQFDAVADENFEFGGEALFPPGSRSSAADRRNSAGGVSVYFTPLSTSAASFPRPTARGAISGAQTLRLRSKKSPRLVAGAAESARASPVEYRVDTRERLNDQKRESLAEADNRFLQQSRRLPSAIQPPSLATSVAALGQSQSDAAAVQRCLSYLRRLEAASRKYLVRAQQSPPESSSEGVPSPSAGRRSAKASTDKEGAKRDVSRPRRSGRETRGGEALAAHSLFNDEAKASRDKTQSGRKAESPSEDRSWSFEEARVFASEAKASKFRGLDKEWGMDKGGRPRSAGGDELKHFGFDRIYDDEGRRKSDSDADAEMKFQLSSSSWSFPYVGLQSRAHAEGD from the exons ATGGCGTCTCCTGGCGGTCCAACGCTTCTCACCACTGCGTGCCGGAGAATCCCCTCGGCTACGCTTTCAGATTCCCTGTCCGTCAGCGCTTCACTCGGGCAGAGTgacggcgctgcgaggcccgcggggaCCCGCGCgagccagcgcgccgcgaggacccccctcctcctcacCGAACCCGCCAAAGGCGCTCCCGCAGAAGCACCCATGTCACCGACTGCGGCGTTACGGCACTCTGTCCACATGCCGTTGGAGGTGTCTTCGCCTGGAAGGCACTTTTTTCACAGCTCTTCCGGCCCTGCTCCCGAAACTGCCAATGGCCCCCCCCTGAGCGGCTCGcccctcgcgtctcctcagGGGCTCGTCGCCATCCGCGTCGATCGCCCAGGACCCAGCTCCCACGATGGACAGAAGACgccccgcctgcgggcgTCTCTGGGGTTGCCGCGCATCGTCGCGGGGGCCTCTACGAGCCTGGTAGACTCCCTTTCGTTTTCGTCCTCCCTCTGCTCAACAGTCCCCCCGGCCTCGCCGACCCTCGCGGAGCTGCCCCTGTtccagcgtctcctcgcagagactgaagaagaacacaggaagcggcgccagcagaagCAACTCGCTCACGGTCAGGATTCGAAGCATGGGCCTGTGATTCAGAGCAGAGGGGGAGCAGGGGCGGAGCCTCTTCAGACccacgcagctgcctcggcggGCTCGAGCGACCCGGGAACCTCAGGAGCAGATACGTCGGCTTCCCTGAGGACTTTGATATGgtccgctgcagagaaggtgtctctctcgccggcgtcgctgcgagCGCTGGATTccctcgacgacgacgcgctgtCCTCAGCCTCGAATCCACAGGAAGACTCCTCTCTGAGCAGCGACAGGACCTCCTTCTGGTCCTCCCTCTGCCACCCGCCGCGACCTTTCTCGCAGGGCAGCACGACGGGCTCGTCGGCGGGAGCGTCCGCGACTGAAGTCGGGGGCAAGTCCAGAGGGGGGCTTGCGGCGAAGCTCCCTGAGAAAgaccgctgctgcagtgttCGAATTCAAATCAGACCGGCGACGTCGGGAAGCCGTGACGCCTATTCACGCGGCTCCCCAGACGCGTCGCACTGGGAGGagaacgcggaggcgagccgcagtTACAGAAGCGCGGCCTCTCGTTCGCGtttcgctgccggcgctcgcgaggTTCGGCTGACTTTGGGGTCCTCTCTGGGGCTTGGGGTGCGGGGGAAGCGAGACGGCGAGTTCTCCGAGACCTCGTTTCACGTCGATTCTGAGCCGATGGAtgaggcgcgaccgcggttgGCGCACCGCGTCTACACTCACCGGAAACGCGTCGAGGAGTGGGCTTcccacgaggaggcgcgcctgctgttGGAGCAGACCTCCGCCAGTCTCTCGCAGAGTTCCTCTCCTAGGCGGCCCGTGCCTGGAGCAGGCAACAGAAGCAGCTCGGCATCATctctggcgtcgccgcggcctgagCTCGAGAACGGCAACTGCGACTTCTTCCCCGGCGGAGAGACCGCGGCTTGGTCTCGCAGAGGGAACGCTTCTTCGCACTACTACAGCCGAGGCGCACTAACGCCTCAGGGAGCGGGCTCGTCTCCTTTTCTGGGTCAGGCCCAGCCGGGGGGTCGGGCTCCGGAGGCCGGGAGAGGCCCCGGAGAGGAGCCCGACTTGCGGGCCTCCCCAACGGTCTCGGGGCTCTGGCGTGGCGCCTCGTCGGACTTTCAGGACTCCTCTTCCTGcaggctgcgcctctcggGCGACGCCATTCGCGGAAGGGCGAGTCTGTCGCCCTCACAGCGCCTCGCGGTGTCGTCTCCCTTCAACCAAGACAGAGAGTTCGCAGCGGAGATGCTCCTGCGGatctcgcggctctcgggcgacggcgccgcgagccaggGGCGGTTGTCTGCCTCGTATCCTCGCGACCAAGTTGGCCGCTTCGAAGACGAGCCGATGCTGTGCGGAGGGATGCTGTCGCCGCAGGCCAAGGAGGACGCCCCGCCTGGGAACGAAGGAAgggacggagacgcgcctcTGTCGGTGTCTGCTCTCTGCTCGTCGGACCCTTTTTCCGCCTCACTCTCGCGACTCGGCGGGACGGGCGCCCATttgcgcgcgtcctcctgtGTCGACTTGccgtgcagccgcgcgctgtctgcgctcGACTCGCACTTAGACAACTGGAGCTCCTTCCAGGATGTGCCCCAGTCCCGAGGCctcgagagcgcggcgcgggccgcgcgctcgcgcaccgcggcgccgctgcctccgcggtcggcggctcCGTCTGTAGGGCGAATGGGCGAGTCGGGAGACTGTGCAGCCATCCGAGATTCGCATTTAGATGCGTGGGCGTCGATTCAGGTTCATCCGCGAGCCacgcgggaggcgctgccttcgcctaGTCATCAGCGGCcctccgcgcagctccgccgcggcccttctccttcctctgccgTGGCCTCTCTAAAGTCTTTGCCCGCCCCTGAAGTCGAAGCCTCCCCCCCGTCGACGCCAGGCTCTGCGcaccgcccgccgcgcgaggcgtcttcTCCATCGCAAGAcgatcgcctcgcggcggcggggcgcgcTGCTTGGCagggctccgcgcgcgtctcgttcTCGGGTCTGCAGCGAGCGGAGCAAGTCCCGCGCGCagtgccgcagcagacgctctctggcggcgtcggcggcctcggcgccagcgcgcaaGAActggcgtcggcggcgccggccggcTTCTCTGGCAGGAACGCCTTTCCTGGTGCAGCGGAAgatggcgccgccgcgggggcgggcgTACCGGGTGCGCCTGAGCCAAGCaccgaggcgcctgcgagcgaaTCCAAGCAGGCGTTTCTAGTCCTCAGTTCCGGCTACCAGCCAGCAGAGAAGATCTTCCTTCTGCCGCGTCAGCTGGAAGAACTCCGCTTGGAGCAAAAGGCGATTCAGCAGCGccaggagctgcggcgcgcccagCAGGCCCGACAGGCGCAGAAGATCCTGGAAAtcgagcgccagcagctggcTCTGAAGGCCCTCATGTCCCGCGTGCGTCAG ACCATagcggcggccgaggagacgaggccgccTGGCGTCCTGCAAGCAACTCGAGACGCAGGCCAGGCGGAGTCAGGGGAGTTGGAGCAACCGCGGGAGAGCCGGGGGATCTGTGActcctgcggcctgcggcggcggaagcgcggggccgagagcgaggcgtctgcgtcacgagagccgcggcaggcgttTGCGCTTGTGGAGCAGATGGACTCAGAGGAGTCGCGAGGCGTGACGAAGCTCAAGCAGGAAGCGGCACCTGCCGCGCTGAGCGGCGGCTCGGtgggcgggcgaggcgcgaccgcAGAAAAGGGAGAACACGGCCGTTCGCCGACGCACGACAAGCTGCTCACTCGGCAGCAGAAGCTCGACAGCATCTCGCACACGAGACgtgaggaagacgccgagggcaGGGGTGAGAAGCAGGCCTGGATGCAAGGAGAGAGACTGGAGTCGCGGAAAGAAGGCACAGCGGGGCAGGCGAAAGGCGCGCAGATCTCCGCTGCAGCGTGCACCTGGGCCCAGAGCCGCGCAAGCCACACGGGGCTCGCAgaggcttcctcctccgttGTGTCGGCGCCATCTGTCGGGCGCGCCTcgacttcctcgcctgcgcccagcATCTTCCAGCTGGGGCCTGGTCCactgcctgcgtcgccgccgccgtcgccgcgcggcgagcgaagacACTCGCGGCGAGAGGGGGGGCGACCCGAGACCTGCGGCCGAGCCTCTGGGGGTCTCGGCGTGGAGAGCGACAGGAGGGCGGTGCATCTGGATCCACGCGCGAGAACGCAAGTGGACTCCACGCCGGATCTCTGCCGCGAGGCGTCCTCAGATCTGCCGCGAGAGCCTttgtctgcgcggcggggcggctgtgccgcgggcgcagggagGTTTCGGCCGCTCGGGTCGCTgggcttctcctcgctgcggtcctctgcgccgtcggccggtggcggcgtggctgcggGGCTCGCTGGTCCCGTCGCACTCTCGAGTGCCTCAGCAGAGAAAGCGGCCTCTGAGCACGCGGCGTTGGTTGCACTCACGACGCATCTCCTCGCCTCATCCTTGTCTCAggggtcgccgccttcgagTCTGGcatcctcgctgtcgcctctcgcgttctcgcttctctcttcgatgcgacccgccgcgccgcagcagctctctgccctgctgcagccgctcctcTGGGGGCAGcagagtctccgcgcggcgcaggcggaggagaacagactcgcggccgtcggcgccgaggTTTCAGGAGAGGAAAGTGAAAAGCAAGAACGaggctcggcgcgcgcccacCCGGACCAGGGACGACGccagcggctccgcggcgcgtctgccgatgcagccgcgtcgttcgctcttctctcttcgctcgcctccgcctcggcggctccCGCTGCATTCGATGCCAGAGCGCTCGACGCGCTGTGGAGTGGGCCTTCGCTATGCGGCGACCGATttgcctcgcgggcgcttccAACGACTCAGAAGGGACGCGGCGCACACGAGGGGACAGGCCACGAGGAGGGTCCTGCTGCGCGAGTCGACTTCGCGCAGACCCGCACGTgggagggagacgcgacaGACGACGGTGAGCGACGTGAGCCGTGCTGGGACGGCCAGCAGCCTCTCACGCTCTCAGCCTTAGGCCTCTCGACGTCACCTAaaagctcgccgcggcggcgagccaaggagcgagagaagaggcttctggaggcgccgcgcaggcgacccgAGGAGACCCGCAGGCGACCGGGCTCtgcggagcggcggcagcctgcagGCGGTGTGGAAGGGCGTGCagagaagcgacgcggcgacggcgcggcggactctGAGGCTCGTGGGACAGAAGGGGAGGCATGCCGCGAGACCGCGAAATCCACGCGTGCGATGCGCAGCCCGCCGCTTCTTGAGGTGCTTGTCGAGTGCCTGAAGGCGTCTGCGAAGCGGGCTGCCAGCAGAGCTGGTTCAGGGCTCGAAGGGACTGCGGCGTCGagccgcgtcgggcgcggcgggaaaCACCTcggagcggagggcgacgcgctcgcgcagctgctgccgctggtGCTGCTcctcggcgaggaggcgctgcgcgcagaAGCTGAGGAAGTAGAAGACCGGGAAGGGCGAGCGAAGGAcaggcgggagagagagaggctcgAGGAGTCTCGTCTCAGACTGGCCTCGACTCTCCGCGAGTCTTCAGCCCAGCCtgagagcagcagcaggtgcagaggcgcagaagttcccacgcgacggcggcgcgccggcagcgcgaaaGCCAGCCAAGGCGAGGCCCTTCTCGGCGAGACGGAGGGGCGCTcaagccggcggcgcgagcggagacgcagagacggcgagagTCCCGGGGGAAGCCCTGCTAGCCCCCGCCgtcggcaggcgcaggcgaggccctGTCCAGGTCGGGAGTGCCacgagagcgcggcggagagccgaGACGCTGCCGTGTCGCAGGCGGAGAATCTTCGCAGCGAGGAGCGGTTCACTCATTCTCGCCGCGAAGCTGCCGAGGCgagggctgcagcgcgcgaaggcgagcccCTCGGagcgaagcgagaagaagcggcgcgaaAGCCCAGACAGGGAGGAGGAGTAGAGGCGCTGGACGGCGATCGGAGCGAGtggggcgagcgcgaggagcggcgcccggtgacgaagaggcgagccgagaggctggcggaggagcccCGCGCGAAGGAACTAGCCGTGCCGGCGGAGAGTGCTACGGGTCCGAGAGAGCTGaccgcgcagcgcggagggcgagaggcgtcgcaggagagaaggcgtgcggaagggggggagacgaagcgacacgaggaaggcctccgcgcgacgcgctgggGCGATAGGGCGGACCTGCTGGTCCTGCCAGAAGAAGatcgccgcgtccgccgcgcacgaGATCTGGCGgccctttcttcttcggcggagGACCGAGACGCTTGGccacgcgcagaggacgaagaactCGCATTTTCaaagacgcagcgccgcgcgcggagcgccacTCGCTCTgagaggaggaaaggcaGGGCGAGGAGCCGCCAAAAACATCCATCTCCGGTTCCCGGCGACTCCCGCGTCGAAGGAAACGCCCCGGAGTGGACAGTTCcggctgtacgtacactggAGCGAGCCTCTCGAAagcagcgggcggcgtcgcgggcgccgcgtgcatCTGTGCGCCGCGAGTCTGCAAAGAACCGCCCTCAACTTTCTCCCTctgagagagaagcggaagagacgTCCGTCGCCTTTGGGCCCCTGCGTTTCTCTCGCAGCTGGAGTGTGGAGGAGGCCCACCCccggtcgccgcgaggcgaactGGCCAGGCATCTCATCCCGGATCAGCCAGTCGAGTCTGttgcgcaggcggagaagaaaatgACGGAGAGACTCAGGGCCCCCTCTCCGGGGTCGCCCCTTCGTGGCGGCCTGCGATTTTCTGCCGCCGAAGCgagcgagcccgcgccgcccgcgcgcggcgtctctacagcgcggacgcgctctGGATGCGCCAAGAAGTCGAAGCAGAAGGAGGGGAGAGTCGGCACCGATGAAGACAAGCGCGCCTTGCTCACTCTGCTGGAGTCTATTCAGCTCTTCGTCGAcaaggagacggcgaagcggtcaaagaagaaggaggcctccgcgcgtcgcgctcgcgacaGGCGTGCGCCGAGCCTAGACGCGAAGACAAAGACCGGTGGAATGGAGCGACTGTTTGCATCCGGTCgcaacgcggaggcgacgctgtcCGCCTTCGATTCCTCAGAGACACAGGAGACACTGCACGCGTGGCccagaggcgaagcagctgagTTGTCTTTCCTGCCCAGGGCAGCGCGACTTCGTGAAGAGCGGCTGGTCGTGCGAGATGATGCGGAAGCCGAGCGTCAAGCGaaagcgcctcggcgcctaAAGTCCTCTCAGCTGTACGGACACGAGGACGAGCTGTGGCCCCGCTCGCTATCCCGCTCGACAGCGGACCTGTTTGCCGCGGATCGCGCGCGCGAATCGCGCAGAAAATTTATCTCTGGTGCCCGAGACGCTGCCTTGGAAGACTCGTTTTTCGCTCAGGGGGGCAAGGTGAGATCTCTCTTGGTTGAGaccagcgaggaagacgcggcgctggaTCGCGACGCTCAGGTGGAGGCCGTCCGCGGAGCGCATGCCCCGGGAGAGTCAgctgccgcgaaggcggcggcatGGGTCCGCGAAGACTGGACGGAGAGTGAAAGGCGAGTTGAGGACTTCTTGCGCGCGCAcgtccgccagcgcgccgcagagcgccctGCTTTTCTCCCTGTCAAAtcccgaggcggcggcctctttGATGAGCTGCAACCCTTGGCTGGGGGCGccggcttcttcgtcgctgaAAAGAACTCGCCGGCAAAAGTCAGGGAATCGCGGGAAGCACAGGAAGGctctcgcctttctcttgagaagaaggcgcatgcggccgccCTTTCGAGCTCGAGAGTCGCacgagaggcgcgggaaAGATCTCCGAGCCGGggggctgcgggcgcccgcgcggggtCCGCAAGCGCGAGACAAAGCGGCAAAGGAAGTGGGGGAGACAGGCTAAAGTCTCATCGCCTGCGGAAGCAGGAAGCCGTGGAGAGCCGCGAAGGGCGGTCACTCCAGTTCGACGCGGTCGCAGACGAGAACTTCGAGTTTGGCGGCGAGGCTCTGTTTCCGCCTGGGAGTCGCAGTAGCGCAGCAGACCGCAGGAACAGCGCTGGAGGCGTCTCAGTGTATTTCACGCCTCTCTCCACCTCTGCCGCATCTTTTCCGCGCCCGACGGCACGCGGGGCGATCTCCGGAGCACAGACACTGCGACTCAGAAGCAAGAAATCTCCCCGACTCGTCGCTGGGGCTGCGGAATCtgcccgcgcgtcgcctgtcgaATATCGTGTCGATACAAGAGAACGGCTGAACGACCAGAAACGCGAATCGCTTGCGGAGGCAGATAATCGATTCTTGCAACAATCCCGTCGCCTTCCGTCTGCGATTCAGCCTCCGTCGCTCGCCACGTCGGTTGCGGCTCTCGGGCAGAGCCAGTCGGATGCTGCG GCGGTTCAGCGATGCCTTTCGTATCTTCGCCGCTTGGAAGCCGCTTCGCGGAAGTATTTAGTTCGCGCACAGCAGAGTCCGCCAGAGTCCAGCAGCGAGGGCGTGCCATCTCCTTCGGCGGGTCGGCGCTCGGCGAAAGCATCGACTGACAAGGAGGGCGCGAAGCGAGACGTGAGCCGaccgaggcgaagcggccgcgagacACGTGGAGgggaggcgctcgctgcgcatTCCCTCTTCaacgacgaggcgaaggcctcgcgcgacaAGACGCAGAGTGGCAGGAAGGCTGAGTCGCCGTCAGAGGATCGGAGCTGGAGTTTCGAAGAAGCTCGAGTGTTTGCCAGCGAAGCAAAGGCATCCAAgttccgcggcctcgacaAGGAGTGGGGAATGGACAAGGGCGGGCGACCCCGCAGtgccggaggagacgagctGAAGCATTTTGGCTTCGATCGCATctacgacgacgaaggccgccgcaAAAGCGATTCTGACGCAGACGCTGAG ATGAAGTTTCAACTTTCATCGTCGAGCTGGTCGTTTCCCTACGTCGGACTGCAGtcccgcgcgcatgcagaaggcGATTGA